The following are from one region of the Halolamina litorea genome:
- a CDS encoding ABC transporter ATP-binding protein — translation MGDEHGSFSEIRQSVDGHSMKGLLRYCLPYWRRLSVGTVAAFVVRLSRLIPPLLVGVAIDRVIMQGTGEGGLLVSAGLIPEGQIAGEAARLQFLEQLVIIAGAAYVVRSLARFASRYLFMSTAQKVQRDLRNDTYDHIQRLSLGFFATHQTGAMMSVLNQDVNRLEQFLNTEIRQAIRVVATVGGIAAIMFWYSPKVAVIALAPVPIIGLASGKFLTWIEPKYRGIRETVSRLNSRLENNLGGARVIKTFNRYDFELDRVSDQSEHYHDEKVGAIKIRRAFFSSLRVITGLVFVAMLWVVGSDIVTGSSSALEAGVVATFFMLLRRLYAPMRRVGKTANKYQLAKSSSERVFGILGHEPEVTTPEDAYVPEGVDGHVEFDDVTFAYDENETILNGVDLGVEAGQTVGLAGTTGAGKSTLLKLLPRFYDVDESRRLSSANQTQSDDVDSGAVRVDDVDVREWDLASLREHVGIVEQNPYMFSGTAEENIAYGDLSVLSGDDEGVSETVVDAAKAAEAHEFITDLPEGYDTQIGERGVKLSGGQRQRLAIARALLNDPEIVILDEATSDVDTETEEQIQQSLDRLTEDRTAFVIAHRLSTIKDADRIVVMENGQVAETGSHEELLARDGDYAKLWGMQAGGGGSAGVATGDD, via the coding sequence ATGGGTGACGAACACGGGAGCTTCTCCGAGATCCGTCAGTCCGTCGACGGCCACTCGATGAAGGGGCTCCTGCGCTACTGTCTGCCGTACTGGCGGCGCCTGAGCGTGGGCACCGTCGCCGCGTTCGTGGTCCGGTTGTCGCGGCTGATCCCGCCGCTGTTGGTCGGCGTCGCCATCGACCGCGTGATCATGCAGGGCACCGGCGAGGGTGGGCTGCTCGTCAGCGCCGGACTGATCCCGGAGGGACAGATCGCCGGCGAAGCCGCCCGCCTCCAGTTCCTCGAACAGTTGGTGATCATCGCCGGCGCCGCCTACGTCGTCCGGTCGCTGGCCCGGTTCGCCTCGCGGTACCTGTTCATGTCTACCGCCCAGAAGGTACAGCGGGACCTCCGGAACGACACGTACGACCACATCCAGCGGCTCTCGCTGGGCTTCTTCGCCACCCACCAGACCGGCGCGATGATGTCCGTGCTGAACCAGGACGTGAACCGGCTGGAGCAGTTCCTGAACACCGAGATCCGGCAGGCGATCCGCGTCGTCGCCACCGTCGGCGGCATCGCGGCGATCATGTTCTGGTACTCGCCGAAGGTCGCGGTGATCGCGCTCGCGCCCGTACCGATCATCGGGCTGGCCTCCGGGAAGTTCCTGACGTGGATCGAGCCGAAGTACCGCGGGATCCGCGAGACGGTGTCGCGACTGAACTCCCGACTGGAGAACAACCTCGGCGGGGCGCGGGTCATCAAGACGTTCAACCGCTACGACTTCGAACTCGACCGAGTCTCGGACCAGAGCGAGCACTATCACGACGAGAAGGTCGGCGCGATCAAGATCAGGCGGGCCTTTTTCTCGTCGCTGCGGGTCATCACGGGGCTGGTGTTCGTCGCGATGCTCTGGGTCGTCGGCAGCGACATCGTCACCGGCTCCTCCAGCGCGCTGGAAGCCGGCGTCGTGGCGACGTTCTTCATGCTGCTGCGCCGCCTCTACGCGCCGATGCGCCGCGTCGGGAAGACGGCGAACAAGTACCAACTGGCGAAGTCCTCCTCCGAGCGCGTGTTCGGCATCCTCGGCCACGAACCCGAGGTGACGACGCCGGAGGACGCCTACGTCCCAGAGGGCGTCGATGGCCACGTCGAGTTCGACGACGTGACGTTCGCCTACGACGAGAACGAGACGATCCTGAACGGCGTCGACCTCGGCGTCGAGGCGGGGCAGACGGTCGGGCTCGCCGGGACCACCGGCGCCGGGAAGTCGACGCTGCTGAAGCTGCTGCCGCGGTTCTACGACGTTGACGAGAGCCGTCGGCTCTCGTCGGCCAATCAGACGCAGTCTGATGACGTCGACTCTGGGGCCGTGCGCGTCGACGACGTGGACGTGCGGGAGTGGGACCTCGCGAGCCTGCGCGAGCACGTCGGCATCGTCGAGCAGAACCCCTACATGTTCTCGGGGACCGCCGAGGAGAACATCGCCTACGGCGACCTCTCGGTGCTCTCGGGCGACGACGAGGGGGTGAGCGAGACGGTCGTCGACGCCGCGAAAGCCGCCGAGGCCCACGAGTTCATCACCGACCTGCCGGAGGGGTACGACACCCAGATCGGCGAGCGCGGGGTGAAACTCTCCGGGGGCCAACGCCAGCGGCTGGCGATCGCTCGGGCGCTGCTGAACGACCCCGAGATCGTCATTCTGGACGAGGCGACCTCCGACGTGGACACCGAGACCGAAGAGCAGATCCAGCAGAGCCTCGACCGACTGACCGAGGACCGGACGGCGTTCGTCATCGCGCACCGACTCTCAACGATCAAGGACGCCGACCGAATCGTGGTGATGGAGAACGGGCAGGTCGCCGAAACCGGGAGCCACGAGGAACTGCTCGCCCGCGACGGCGACTACGCGAAGCTCTGGGGGATGCAGGCCGGCGGGGGCGGGTCGGCTGGCGTGGCGACCGGGGACGATTAG
- the lpdA gene encoding dihydrolipoyl dehydrogenase, with protein sequence MVVGDVTTGTEVLVVGAGPGGYVAAIRAAQNGLDTTLVDRDAYGGTCLNYGCIPSKALISATDVAHDARNAEEMGVYADPLIRADEMQEWKAGVVDQLTSGVEKLCKANGVNLIEGEATFVDDSTARIAHGGEGQGSESIEFEHAIVATGSRPIQIPGFEYADDPVWSSRDALDVEEPPEKLLVVGAGYIGMELSTVFAKMGVDVTVVEMLDGILPGYEDDVSRVVKKRADDLGIDFNFGEAASEWVEDGDGIVVTTEDEDGEESTYDADKVLVAVGRQPVSESLDPEAAGVEVDEHGFIATDDQARTNVDNIYAVGDVAGEPMLAHKASKEGIVAAEVIAGEPAALDQQAIPAAVFTDPEIATVGMTEAEAEEAGFEPKIGQFPFRASGRALSTGESEGFVRIVAEQEADFVLGAQIVGPEASELIAELTLAIEMGATLEDVASTVHTHPTLAEAVMEAAENANDEAIHTLNR encoded by the coding sequence ATGGTCGTAGGAGACGTAACGACGGGAACTGAGGTACTGGTGGTCGGCGCGGGACCGGGGGGCTACGTGGCCGCCATCCGCGCCGCCCAGAACGGGCTGGACACGACGTTGGTCGACCGCGACGCCTACGGCGGGACCTGCCTGAACTACGGCTGCATCCCCTCGAAGGCGCTCATCAGCGCCACGGACGTGGCCCACGACGCGCGCAACGCCGAGGAGATGGGCGTCTACGCCGACCCCCTGATCCGCGCCGACGAAATGCAGGAGTGGAAGGCCGGCGTCGTCGACCAACTGACGAGCGGCGTCGAGAAGCTCTGTAAGGCCAACGGCGTCAACCTGATCGAGGGCGAGGCGACGTTCGTCGACGACTCCACCGCCCGGATCGCCCACGGCGGCGAGGGGCAGGGCTCGGAGTCCATCGAGTTCGAACACGCCATCGTCGCCACGGGCTCCCGTCCGATCCAGATCCCGGGCTTCGAGTACGCCGACGACCCCGTCTGGTCGTCGCGGGACGCCCTCGACGTCGAGGAGCCACCCGAGAAACTGCTCGTGGTCGGCGCGGGCTACATCGGCATGGAGCTCTCGACGGTGTTCGCGAAGATGGGCGTCGACGTGACCGTCGTGGAGATGCTCGACGGCATCCTCCCGGGCTACGAGGACGACGTGAGCCGCGTCGTCAAGAAGCGTGCCGACGACCTCGGCATCGACTTCAACTTCGGCGAGGCCGCCAGCGAGTGGGTCGAGGACGGCGACGGCATCGTCGTGACCACCGAGGACGAGGACGGCGAGGAGTCGACCTACGACGCCGACAAGGTGCTCGTGGCGGTCGGCCGCCAGCCCGTCTCGGAGAGCCTCGACCCCGAGGCCGCCGGCGTCGAGGTCGACGAGCACGGCTTCATCGCGACCGACGATCAGGCCCGCACGAACGTCGACAACATCTACGCCGTCGGCGACGTGGCCGGCGAGCCGATGCTGGCCCACAAGGCCAGCAAGGAGGGTATCGTCGCCGCCGAAGTGATCGCCGGCGAGCCAGCGGCGCTCGACCAGCAGGCGATCCCGGCGGCCGTCTTCACGGATCCCGAGATCGCCACCGTGGGCATGACCGAAGCCGAGGCCGAGGAGGCCGGCTTCGAGCCCAAGATCGGGCAGTTCCCGTTCCGCGCCTCCGGGCGCGCGCTCTCGACTGGCGAGAGTGAGGGGTTCGTCCGGATCGTCGCCGAGCAGGAGGCCGACTTCGTGCTGGGCGCCCAGATCGTCGGCCCCGAGGCCAGCGAACTGATCGCCGAACTCACACTCGCCATCGAGATGGGCGCGACCCTGGAGGACGTCGCCTCCACGGTCCACACCCACCCGACGCTCGCCGAAGCCGTGATGGAGGCCGCCGAGAACGCGAACGACGAAGCGATCCACACGCTGAACCGGTAG
- a CDS encoding dihydrolipoamide acetyltransferase family protein — translation MAVKEFKLPDVGEGIAEGELVSWLVSVGDTVSEGEIVAEVETDKALVEVPSRYDGTVKELFAEEGQMVPVGDVIISFDVGDAEGGDAAAEAPDTEGEPGDSVDEAKTETEEAAAAETPEGRVFAPPAARRLARELGVDITDVDGSGPGGRISEADVQAHHDAAEEHDGTADETPVTPGEGEAAESTGASADATAGAAPSGTASRETTLAVPATRALAKDLGVDIDAVPTEETREGEAFVTEERLRAFAESGGETAEPATSAADEGAREETVPYRGVRRTIGDQMAASKYTAPHVTHHDTAEIDQLVETREGLKETAEEKGTRLTYMAFVLKAVVAGLKEYPILNSELDEEEEVIRLKNYYNIGIAVATDAGLMVPVVKNVDEKGLLELADEISDLASRARDRSIKPSEMQGGTFTITNFGAFGGEYATPIINYPETAIIGLGAIEQRPVVDDGEVVAAHTLPLSLAIDHRVIDGAEAAQFTNTVKEYLAEPTKLLL, via the coding sequence ATGGCTGTCAAAGAGTTCAAACTCCCCGACGTTGGCGAAGGGATCGCCGAGGGCGAACTCGTCTCGTGGCTGGTGTCGGTCGGCGACACCGTGAGCGAGGGCGAGATCGTCGCCGAGGTCGAGACGGACAAGGCGCTGGTCGAGGTGCCCTCCCGCTACGACGGCACCGTGAAGGAACTGTTCGCCGAGGAGGGCCAGATGGTCCCCGTCGGCGACGTCATCATCTCGTTTGACGTCGGCGACGCCGAGGGCGGCGACGCTGCGGCCGAAGCCCCCGACACGGAGGGGGAACCCGGCGACAGCGTCGACGAGGCGAAGACCGAGACCGAGGAAGCCGCCGCCGCAGAGACCCCCGAGGGTCGCGTGTTCGCGCCGCCGGCCGCGCGCCGACTGGCCCGCGAACTCGGCGTCGACATCACCGACGTGGACGGCTCCGGCCCCGGCGGCCGGATCAGCGAGGCCGACGTGCAGGCCCACCACGACGCCGCCGAGGAGCACGACGGGACCGCCGACGAGACCCCCGTCACGCCCGGCGAGGGCGAAGCGGCGGAGTCCACGGGTGCGAGCGCCGACGCGACTGCCGGCGCCGCCCCGAGCGGGACCGCGAGCCGCGAGACGACCCTCGCGGTGCCCGCGACCCGCGCGCTCGCGAAGGACCTCGGTGTCGACATCGACGCCGTGCCGACCGAGGAGACCCGCGAGGGCGAGGCGTTCGTCACCGAGGAACGGCTGCGCGCGTTCGCCGAATCCGGCGGCGAGACAGCCGAGCCCGCTACGTCGGCGGCCGACGAGGGCGCCCGCGAGGAGACGGTCCCCTACCGCGGCGTTCGCCGAACGATCGGCGATCAGATGGCGGCCTCGAAGTACACCGCCCCGCACGTCACCCACCACGACACCGCCGAGATCGACCAGCTGGTCGAGACCCGCGAGGGGCTGAAGGAGACCGCCGAGGAGAAGGGCACGCGCCTGACCTACATGGCGTTCGTCCTGAAGGCCGTCGTGGCCGGGCTGAAGGAGTACCCGATCCTCAACTCCGAACTCGACGAGGAGGAGGAGGTCATCCGGCTGAAGAACTACTACAACATCGGCATCGCCGTGGCGACCGACGCCGGGCTGATGGTGCCGGTCGTGAAGAACGTCGACGAGAAGGGGCTCCTCGAACTGGCCGACGAGATCAGCGACCTCGCCAGTCGGGCGCGGGACCGCTCGATCAAGCCGTCGGAGATGCAGGGCGGGACGTTCACCATCACCAACTTCGGGGCGTTCGGCGGCGAGTACGCCACGCCGATCATCAACTACCCCGAAACCGCGATCATCGGGCTGGGCGCCATCGAACAGCGCCCGGTCGTCGACGACGGCGAGGTCGTGGCGGCCCACACGCTGCCGCTCTCGCTGGCCATCGACCACCGCGTGATCGACGGTGCGGAGGCCGCACAGTTCACCAACACGGTGAAGGAATACTTGGCTGAGCCGACGAAGCTACTGCTATAA
- a CDS encoding alpha-ketoacid dehydrogenase subunit beta: protein MSETQNLTIVQAVRDGLATEMALDDDVVALGQDIGANGGVFRATQGLQDEFGDQRVVDTPLAESGIIGSAVGLATGGMKPVPEIQFSGFMYPGFDQIVSHMARYRTRSRSRFSLPMVLRAPYGGGIRAPEHHSDSKEAFYAHEAGLKVVIPSTPHDTKGLLISAIRDPDPVVFLEPKLIYRAFRGEVPEEDYEVPIGEAATRREGEDVSVFTYGAMTRPTLEAAENLAEEAGIDAEVIDLRTVSPLDREAIVESFKKTGRAVVVHEAPKSGGLGGEITSLIQEEALIYQEAPVKRVTGFDVPVPLYAMEDYYLPNAARVEDGIREAVEF from the coding sequence ATGAGCGAGACACAGAACCTCACGATCGTACAGGCGGTGCGGGACGGGCTCGCGACCGAGATGGCGCTCGACGACGACGTCGTCGCGCTTGGACAGGACATCGGCGCCAACGGCGGCGTGTTCCGGGCCACGCAGGGCCTCCAGGACGAGTTCGGCGACCAGCGCGTCGTCGACACGCCGCTGGCGGAGTCGGGCATCATCGGCAGCGCCGTCGGGCTGGCGACCGGCGGCATGAAGCCGGTTCCGGAGATCCAGTTCTCCGGGTTCATGTACCCCGGTTTCGACCAGATCGTCTCCCACATGGCGCGCTACCGCACCCGGAGCCGGAGTCGCTTCTCGCTCCCGATGGTGCTACGAGCGCCCTACGGCGGCGGCATCCGCGCGCCCGAACACCACTCGGACTCCAAGGAGGCGTTCTACGCCCACGAGGCCGGCCTGAAGGTGGTCATCCCCTCGACGCCCCACGACACCAAGGGGCTGCTGATCTCGGCGATCCGGGACCCTGACCCCGTGGTCTTCCTCGAACCCAAACTCATCTACCGCGCGTTCCGCGGCGAGGTGCCCGAGGAGGACTACGAGGTCCCCATCGGCGAGGCCGCGACCCGCCGCGAGGGCGAGGACGTGTCGGTGTTCACCTACGGCGCGATGACCCGGCCGACGCTGGAAGCGGCCGAGAACCTCGCTGAGGAGGCGGGTATCGACGCCGAAGTGATCGACCTGCGGACGGTCTCGCCGCTCGACCGCGAGGCCATCGTCGAGTCGTTCAAGAAGACCGGCCGCGCCGTCGTCGTCCACGAGGCCCCCAAGTCGGGCGGCCTCGGCGGCGAGATCACCTCCCTCATCCAGGAGGAGGCCCTGATCTACCAAGAGGCGCCGGTCAAGCGCGTCACCGGGTTCGACGTGCCCGTACCGCTGTACGCGATGGAGGACTACTACCTACCCAACGCCGCCCGGGTCGAGGACGGTATCCGCGAGGCGGTGGAGTTCTAA
- the pdhA gene encoding pyruvate dehydrogenase (acetyl-transferring) E1 component subunit alpha translates to MSTIERDPENRVQVLDEDGNVVGDVPDLDEETLRSIYRDMKLSRHFDERAVSLQRQGRMGTYPPLSGQEGAQIGSAYALADDDWMVPSYREHGAAVVRGLPLKQTLLYWMGYEAGNDVPEDANILPVAVPIASQIPHAAGLAWSWKLQGHDDRAGICYFGDGATSEGDFHEGMNFAGVYDVPMVFFCNNNQWAISVPRERQTAAETLAQKAEAYGFEGVQVDGMDPLAVYKVTQEALEKARDPDTDELRPTMIEAVQYRFGAHTTADDPTVYRDDEEVEEWKAKDPIPRLEAYLRNEGILDDEEVSDIEASVEQQVDEAIDAAESEPRPEPEEMFEHVYAELPPELQAQRDAFLDSVDRHGKDAFLEE, encoded by the coding sequence GTGAGCACGATAGAACGCGACCCCGAGAACCGGGTACAGGTGCTCGACGAGGACGGCAACGTCGTCGGCGACGTGCCGGACCTCGACGAGGAGACGCTGCGTTCGATCTACCGGGACATGAAGCTCTCCCGGCACTTCGACGAGCGGGCGGTCAGCCTCCAGCGACAGGGGCGGATGGGGACGTACCCGCCGCTGTCCGGCCAGGAGGGTGCCCAGATCGGTTCGGCGTACGCGCTGGCCGACGACGACTGGATGGTGCCGTCCTACCGCGAACACGGCGCCGCCGTCGTTCGGGGCCTCCCGTTGAAGCAGACGCTGCTGTACTGGATGGGCTACGAGGCGGGCAACGACGTGCCCGAGGACGCCAACATCCTGCCGGTCGCGGTCCCGATCGCCAGCCAGATCCCCCACGCGGCGGGGCTGGCGTGGTCGTGGAAACTGCAGGGCCACGACGACCGTGCGGGTATCTGTTACTTCGGCGACGGCGCCACCAGCGAGGGTGACTTCCACGAGGGGATGAACTTCGCCGGCGTCTACGACGTGCCGATGGTTTTCTTCTGTAACAACAACCAGTGGGCGATCTCGGTTCCCCGCGAGCGACAGACGGCCGCCGAGACGCTCGCCCAGAAGGCCGAGGCCTACGGCTTCGAGGGCGTGCAGGTCGACGGGATGGACCCGCTGGCAGTGTACAAGGTCACGCAGGAAGCCTTGGAGAAGGCCCGGGACCCCGACACCGACGAACTCCGGCCGACGATGATCGAGGCGGTCCAGTACCGCTTCGGCGCCCACACGACTGCGGACGATCCGACGGTCTACCGCGACGACGAGGAGGTCGAGGAGTGGAAGGCAAAAGACCCGATCCCGCGACTCGAGGCGTACCTCCGGAACGAGGGCATCCTCGACGACGAGGAGGTCTCCGATATCGAGGCGAGCGTCGAACAGCAGGTCGACGAGGCCATCGACGCCGCCGAGAGCGAGCCCCGGCCCGAGCCCGAGGAGATGTTCGAACACGTCTACGCGGAGCTCCCGCCGGAACTGCAGGCACAGCGCGACGCGTTCCTCGACAGCGTCGACCGACACGGGAAGGACGCGTTCTTGGAAGAATGA
- the lipA gene encoding lipoyl synthase produces MSSRRRKPDWLKSQPPTGQRFADIKQTLRDRDLHTVCEEANCPNMGECWSGRDGPGTGPGTATFMLMGERCSRGCNFCDVATGGMDALDPDEPANVAEAVGEIGLDYVVLTSVDRDDLEDGGAAHFAETIRECKQRNPGTLVEVLIPDFGGDEDAVRQIIDAEPDVIAHNVETVERLQWPVRDRRANYEQTLDVLEQVDRESDIYTKTSLMLGLGEYDHEIYRTVSDLRQVGVDIVTFGQYLQPSRSHLDVFEYVHPDAFETWRRVAEEELGFLYCASGPMVRSSYKAGELFVDALVRDGKSPEQARDEARAAAGD; encoded by the coding sequence ATGAGCAGCCGCAGGCGGAAACCCGACTGGCTGAAGAGCCAGCCGCCGACGGGGCAGCGATTCGCCGACATCAAGCAGACGCTGCGCGACCGGGACCTCCACACCGTCTGTGAGGAGGCGAACTGCCCGAACATGGGCGAGTGCTGGTCGGGCCGCGACGGCCCCGGCACCGGCCCGGGGACGGCGACGTTCATGCTGATGGGCGAGCGCTGTTCCCGGGGATGTAACTTCTGTGACGTGGCCACCGGCGGGATGGACGCGCTCGACCCCGACGAACCCGCGAACGTCGCCGAGGCCGTCGGCGAGATCGGTCTCGACTACGTCGTCCTGACCTCCGTCGACCGCGACGACCTCGAGGACGGCGGCGCCGCCCACTTCGCCGAGACGATCCGGGAGTGCAAGCAGCGAAACCCCGGGACGCTCGTGGAAGTCCTGATCCCCGACTTCGGCGGCGACGAGGACGCCGTCCGGCAGATCATCGACGCCGAACCCGACGTGATCGCCCACAACGTCGAGACCGTCGAGCGCCTCCAGTGGCCGGTTCGGGATCGCCGTGCGAACTACGAACAGACCCTCGACGTGCTCGAACAGGTCGACCGCGAGTCCGACATCTACACCAAGACCAGCCTGATGCTCGGCCTCGGCGAGTACGACCACGAGATCTACCGGACCGTCTCGGACCTCCGGCAGGTCGGCGTCGACATCGTCACCTTCGGCCAGTACCTCCAGCCCTCCCGCTCGCACCTCGACGTGTTCGAGTACGTCCACCCGGACGCCTTCGAGACGTGGCGCCGGGTCGCCGAGGAGGAACTGGGCTTCCTCTACTGTGCCTCGGGCCCGATGGTCCGCTCGTCCTACAAGGCCGGCGAGCTGTTCGTCGACGCCCTCGTCCGGGACGGCAAGAGCCCGGAGCAGGCCCGGGACGAAGCCCGCGCCGCGGCGGGCGATTAG
- a CDS encoding MATE family efflux transporter, producing the protein MTDLDPGDLTEGSIPRALVLLAAPLVAQNLVQVANSAADVFWLGRLGDGAVGAVGLNQPVMGLLYVPLMAAMVGTQVLVSQRVGGDDDAGARKAVFHGACLALVAGLALTLLIAPNAGPIVRLLGAGPDVAPQAAAYLSTYLLLFPFVSVSDTVEMGFVGAGDSKTAMYLNFLAIAGNLVLDPLLIFGVWVFPELGVAGAALATVLGYTMSMVLGLYWLAGDHGSISLSLSDFGVDLDEFREMVDIGLPAGGQRLAAQSVRLVVVAIVTVVGGAAGLAAYTVGARIATIAFVPATGLQQAGQSVVGQNLGADRPDRARRATWIGVALAAGALAVVGAVQFLVPEFLAAVFVPDLSARGAELSVRYLEILAYGYPAIGATYMLLAGLNGARRTKTSLIVDLVKYWGIRLPVAVLALPAGVAIGAFGVSVAPGIGLGSDPMVTVFWAVTGSNVVAALGLAAYFRYATSDGLMRRAADTATAAD; encoded by the coding sequence ATGACCGACCTCGATCCCGGCGACCTCACGGAGGGGTCGATCCCCCGCGCGCTGGTGCTGCTCGCGGCGCCGTTGGTCGCTCAGAACCTCGTTCAGGTCGCCAACTCCGCCGCCGACGTGTTCTGGCTCGGCCGGCTCGGCGACGGGGCGGTCGGCGCCGTGGGTTTGAACCAGCCCGTGATGGGACTCCTCTACGTCCCGCTGATGGCGGCGATGGTCGGGACCCAAGTGCTCGTCTCCCAGCGCGTCGGCGGCGACGACGACGCCGGCGCCCGGAAGGCGGTGTTCCACGGCGCCTGTCTGGCGCTTGTCGCCGGGCTCGCACTCACCCTGCTGATCGCGCCCAACGCCGGGCCGATCGTTCGCCTGCTCGGTGCCGGGCCGGATGTGGCGCCACAGGCCGCGGCCTACCTCTCTACGTACCTCCTGCTGTTCCCGTTTGTCTCCGTCAGCGACACCGTCGAGATGGGGTTCGTCGGTGCCGGCGACTCGAAGACGGCGATGTACCTGAACTTCCTGGCCATCGCCGGCAACCTCGTGCTCGATCCGCTGCTCATCTTCGGGGTCTGGGTCTTCCCCGAACTCGGCGTCGCCGGGGCCGCGCTCGCGACGGTGCTCGGCTACACGATGTCGATGGTGCTCGGGCTCTACTGGCTGGCCGGCGATCACGGCTCGATCTCGCTGTCGCTCTCGGACTTCGGGGTCGACCTCGACGAGTTCCGCGAGATGGTGGATATCGGCCTCCCGGCGGGGGGCCAGCGGCTGGCGGCCCAGTCGGTCCGACTGGTCGTCGTCGCCATCGTCACGGTCGTCGGCGGCGCCGCGGGGCTGGCGGCCTACACCGTCGGTGCCCGCATCGCCACGATCGCGTTCGTCCCCGCCACGGGTCTCCAGCAGGCCGGCCAGAGCGTCGTCGGCCAGAACCTCGGAGCCGACCGACCCGACCGCGCCCGCCGGGCGACGTGGATCGGCGTCGCCCTCGCCGCTGGCGCCCTCGCCGTCGTCGGCGCCGTCCAGTTCCTCGTCCCCGAGTTCCTCGCCGCGGTGTTCGTCCCGGACCTTTCGGCTCGGGGGGCCGAACTCTCGGTTCGCTACCTCGAGATCCTCGCGTACGGCTACCCCGCCATCGGCGCGACGTACATGCTGCTCGCGGGGCTCAACGGCGCCCGCCGAACCAAGACCAGCCTGATCGTCGACCTCGTGAAGTACTGGGGCATCCGCCTCCCCGTCGCGGTGCTGGCACTGCCGGCGGGCGTCGCCATCGGTGCCTTCGGCGTCTCGGTCGCGCCGGGGATCGGCCTCGGAAGCGACCCGATGGTGACGGTGTTCTGGGCGGTCACCGGCTCGAACGTCGTCGCCGCGCTGGGGCTGGCGGCGTACTTCCGCTACGCGACGAGCGACGGGCTGATGCGCCGCGCCGCCGATACCGCGACGGCCGCGGATTAG